CGTGAGGCAGTACGCGTGCGCGAAGCACAGCGAGGACACGTAGCACAGCCTGTCCGCGAGCGGGATGATCTGGTTGTAGGTCCTGCGCTCGCACAGCTTCTCTACCCCCCTGTGTAGGTAACCGAGGACGGGCTCGGCGTCCACGATCGTCTCGCCGTCGACGAGGATCTTCAGATTCCACAGTCCGTGCGTCATCGGATGCTGCGGTCCCATGTTTATCCAGAGTTTCGTCATTCTCCTTCCCTGAAGTTCTTTCTTAACGGATAGAACGTGAAATCATCGGGGAGCAGTATCCTCCTCAGGTCGGGGTGGCCCTCGAAGACGATGCCCATCATGTCGTATGCTTCCCTCTCGTGGAAGTTGGCGCCCGGCCACACTGGTGTGACGGAGTCGACCTTGGGGTCGTCGACCGGGATCTTTGTGTGGACCTCCGCCACGATGCCGAAGGAATAGGACGTGATGTGATAGACGCACTCGAAATGCTCCCGCCAGTCCAGCGCCGAGATGAGCGAGATCTGCTCGAACCCGATGTCCTTCAGGCGGGTGCAGACGTCCTTCAGGCGGTCGCGGTCCGCGGAAAACCTCACCATGCCCTTGCGCGGGAAGGAAAAATCCGAAACGCCCTCGGGAAAGTCTCGCTTGAGTTGCTCGGTTACCTCCTCCTCGTTCATAACCTCACCGAAGGGCGATGCTCGTTGGTCGGGTTGCTCCCAAAGATTGAAAGGCAAATAGGATAGCCGTATTTAAGACCCATGGAATTGGGGTTTCGGGGGCAAATGGAGCCGTCTCGTTTTCGCAACGACGGTTCGAGGTTTGTCCGCTCCCGACTCTTGATCGCGTTTGAGACGTGACGTGTAGACTCACGGGGGATTCGCTAGACGAGTTCCAGAATCTTCGGTTATACCCATAACCGAAACTTCCTCGTTCCCTGTCTCAGGTTCCAGAGTTCGGTTATGGACCTTACCGAAACCCTGCAAAGGAGTCCGATTGTCTTTGGATGCCCCTTGAAGATTGGGGAATGTCATAGGAATCCATCGAGTTGTAGAAACCCTTTTATTGCGATTCGAGTTTACAGGGGCAGATGCTTCCCGAGGACTACCTGGTCGTCGCCCTGTTCGGGATAGTCGCGATAATCGCCGGACCCGTGGCCTACCTCGTGAACCGGTGGTTCCGTCCCGGGAGGACGCTTCCGTACACCGAGGACACGTACGAGTGCGGGGAGGAGCCAATCGGCCCCGCGCAGGTGCGCTTCAACTTCCAGTACTACATCTTCGCCATAGTCTTCGTAGCCTTCGACGTCATCGCCGTGGTCCTTCTGCTGTGGGCGTTCAACCTCGCCGAGTATCGGGGCGCCGAGCGGCTGTTCTGGTCGATGGCTTTCGTGCTCACGTTCGCGCTCCTCCTCGGAGGGGCAGCCTTCTACGCGCTCATGAAGCAGGAGAAGGTGAGCGCATGACGGAAGATGGTTCCATGGTCTGGGGATGGGATTCCTCCGACTTCATGGAGTGGTTCTCGGGCGCGCTCACGAAGGCGGCCGAGCTCACACGGATGAAGAAGATCGTGAACCTCCTGACGGGAAGGATCTTCAACTGGGGCCTGAGGAACAGCCCCTGGCCCCTGCACTGGGGCATAATGTGCTGCTCCCTCGAGATGGCCGCCGCTTCCGGACCGAGATACGACGTCGAAAGGTTCGGGATGATATACCGCTCGACGCCCAGGCAGGTGGACATACTCCTCGTCAACGGGCCCGTGAGCATCAAGCTGGTCCCGACGATCAAGAGGCTGTACGACCAGATGCCCGCCCCGAAATGGGTCGTGGCGATGGGCGAGTGCGCGATCTCCGGCGGGCCGTTCTACGACTCATACAACATCGTCCAGGGCGTGGACAGAATCGTGCCGGTGGCGGTGTACATACCAGGCTGTCCCGTGCGTCCGGAGGGCATGCTCGACGGCTTCCTCAAGCTTAAGGAGATGGTGAAGCAGGAGAAGAAGGAGTACTTCCTGCAGCCCAAGGGCAGGTCGGACATCCGCCTACCTGAGCCCGTGTGACCGCAAAGGATTTCTACGATCATCTTCTCACGGTTTTCGTGCAGCACGCAGAGAGATTACGGATTGCGGAGGACCTGCTCACGATTCTCAAGAGGAAGTGCGCCGTCCGCGCTGCCGCTGTGGTGGGCTCCACCGCCAAGGGCAAGGACCTTGAG
This DNA window, taken from Candidatus Thermoplasmatota archaeon, encodes the following:
- a CDS encoding NADH-quinone oxidoreductase subunit A; translated protein: MLPEDYLVVALFGIVAIIAGPVAYLVNRWFRPGRTLPYTEDTYECGEEPIGPAQVRFNFQYYIFAIVFVAFDVIAVVLLLWAFNLAEYRGAERLFWSMAFVLTFALLLGGAAFYALMKQEKVSA
- the nuoB gene encoding NADH-quinone oxidoreductase subunit NuoB, which produces MTEDGSMVWGWDSSDFMEWFSGALTKAAELTRMKKIVNLLTGRIFNWGLRNSPWPLHWGIMCCSLEMAAASGPRYDVERFGMIYRSTPRQVDILLVNGPVSIKLVPTIKRLYDQMPAPKWVVAMGECAISGGPFYDSYNIVQGVDRIVPVAVYIPGCPVRPEGMLDGFLKLKEMVKQEKKEYFLQPKGRSDIRLPEPV
- a CDS encoding NADH-quinone oxidoreductase subunit C, with the translated sequence MNEEEVTEQLKRDFPEGVSDFSFPRKGMVRFSADRDRLKDVCTRLKDIGFEQISLISALDWREHFECVYHITSYSFGIVAEVHTKIPVDDPKVDSVTPVWPGANFHEREAYDMMGIVFEGHPDLRRILLPDDFTFYPLRKNFREGE